A stretch of DNA from Streptomyces sp. NBC_01197:
CGTCCGGTCCGGTGCCCCATGGTGATGCAGTTGCCATTGCACGTACCCCCTCACCCCAAGTGAACCGACGCGGGCCTCAATTGGTTCCTGCCAGCAGCCGGATACCGCGCTCGATCTCCGGCGGCGCCAGTTGCGCGTATCCGAGCACCAGACGTACGACGTCGTCCCGGGGGCGGGCGGTTCCGTAGTCGGACAGCGGGCGCACGGCGGCCCCCGCCCGGGCCGCCCGCTCTTGGAACCGGCTCTCCGGGCCGTGAGCTTCCGGCAGCCGCGCGATGACATGCAGTCCTGCGGCGATCCCGCTGACCGCGGATCCGGGGATGTGCTCTTCGAAGCCCGGACCAGGGCGTCCCGCCGCTCCCGGTAGGCGCGCTGGCAGCGCCGTAACTGACGGTCGTAGCCGCCGCCCCTGATGAACTCGGCCAGCAGCGCCTACGCCGCGAGCGCACGGCTGGACGGCAGCCGGGTCCCGGCCGGAAGCCGGCCGGTCCGGACCGCGGTGCGCAACGCCTCCTGCAGCCGGCGGCCACGGCGGCGGGACGGCGCGGCCGTGACCGGCAGCAGCAGCTCCCAGGCCGGTGAACCGGCAGTGCGATGCGCGGCCGTGCCCGGCGGGGCGACGTCGGCGGCGTACTCGTGCCGCTGGCCGGGGGGCGCCGACCGGCCCGGCCGGTTCTGCTCGGCGCACTGCTGGTGGCCGCGGGCGCCTTCGCGGTCCAGGGCTGGGCCGCACCGACGCCTTGGGAAGCGGCTGCTCGGCGGGCGCGCTCGCGGGGGAGGTGGGCTTCGCGGTCCTCGTCCCTCCGGTGCTGCGGCCGCTCGGTCCGAAGCTGCTGTCCGCCACGGTGTGCGCGGTGGCGGCCGTCGAATCGGCCGGGATCGGCGTGGCGGTGGACGGAACCGGTTTCGTCCGGGCGGCGGACACCGCGGAGGCGATGGCACTCGGCTGGCAGGCGGTGGTGGTCACCGTCATCGGGTTCGTCTGCTGGTACAGCGGGATGCAGCGGATCGGCGCCGAGCGGGCCACGCTGTTCTCGGGCGCCTGATCCCCGTGGCCGCCGCGCTAACCGCGCCCCTGGTCGGCGCCGGGGGCTACGGAGCGCCGCAGGCCGCGGGCAGCGCTCTGGTCGCGGTGGGCGTGACCCTCGGGTCCGGGGTGGGCGGACCCCGCTCAGCGGCTGGTGTCGAGGATGACGCGGGCCACCAGGGCGGGGTCGTCGCTCATCGGGACATGGCCGCAGCCGGGCAGCCGCACCAGCCGGGCGCCGGGGATGGTGCGCTTGGCGCGGATGCCCTGGCGGCGCAGCAGGATGCGGTCCTTCGTGCCCCAGGCCACGGTGACGGGTACGGCGCTGACTTCGGACGTGAAGAGTACGTCCCGGCCGGCGGCGAGGGTTTCGTCGAAGCCGGTCGCGCCGCGCAACGCCCGGGTCTCCGCGACGACGGCCTCCGGTGAACGGCGGCCCGGCCGGGCGTAGATGGTGCCGGTGAGGGCCGCCCGCCCGGCCGCCGAGCGCGACAGCCGCTCGACCACCGGGGGCGGCAGCAGCCGGGCGCCCTGCCTCATCGCCGTCAGGGTCGAGAACGCGTACCGCCGCTCGCCCGGCGTCCAGAATCCGGCCGGTGAGAGGGCGGTGACCGACCGTACGAGCTTCCTGTTGCCCAGCTCGAGCGCGAGCAGACCGCCCAGCGAGTTCCCCGCCACATGGGGCCGTTCGACGCCGAGCGCCTCGCACATCGAGCCGAGGACGGGCACGACCGACGCGAGGTCGTACGGCACGCCGTCGGGAAGCGCGGGCGAGGTACCGAACCCGGGCAGGTCAACGGCGATGACCTCGCGCTCGGCGGCCAGGATGTGCACCACGGGGTCCCACGCCTGCCGGTGGTGGCCGATACCGTGCAGCAGCAGGAGCGGAGCGCCGGATCCGGTGCGCTCGTACGCCACCGAGACCGGCTTCTGCCCCGTCGTCGTGTCGATCGTGAAGGAGACCTGGGCGGACATGCTGCTGCTCCCTGGGGTGGGGGTCCCTGAGAGCAGGAACCGGCACTTAGACGTCGCGTCAGTAACAATTACCCTTCAGTAGCTTGTACTTCAAGGGGCGGGGCGAAAACGGGTGGCGCGAGAGGCGGATGGCCCGAGGAGGGGGTGGCGTGAAGTGCGGGCCGCGCGAGACGGGGAGGGCGGCGCTGAAGTGGATCGGGTCCCTTCCGGCGATTCCTTCTGGACACCGGGGTGCGGGTCGGCTGGGATGGGGGAGTGGCGATCGACACGGCAACCGACCTCTTCGAAGAACACCGCTCGGTACTGACCGGTGTGGCGTACCGGATGCTCGGCCGCGTCGCCGACGCGGAGGACGTCGTACAGGAGGCCTGGCTCCGCTGGTCGGCGGCCGACCGCGGCGATGTGCGCGAGCCGCGTGCCTTCCTCGTCCGCATCACGACCCGGCTGGCGCTCGACCGGCTCAGGCACGTGCAGTCGCGGCACGAGGCATATGTGGGGCCGTGGCTTCCCGAGCCGCTCGCCACGGACTTCGGCGCGTCCGTTCCCGACACCGCGGAGCAGGCGGTGCTCGCCGAGTCCGTCTCGTTCGCCGTGCTGGTGGTGCTGGAATCGCTCTCTCCGCTGGAGCGTGCGGTGTTCGTGCTGCGGGAGGCCTTCGGATTCCCGTACGCGGAGATCGCCGTCGTACTCGACCGCGGCGAGGCGGCCGTGCGCCAGCTCGCCGGGCGCGCGCGGCGCCATGTGGACGAGCGTAAGCCGCGGTACGACGTCGATCCGGCCGAACGCCGCGTTCTGACCGAACGGTTCCTGGCGGCGGCGTCGGGCGGGAACCTGGACGAGTTGCTGGCCCTGCTCACCCCCGGAGTGCGCCTGGTGGGGGACAGTGGCGGCAAGTCCAAGGCGCCGCTGCGCGTCATCGAGAGCGCGGACAAGGTGGGCCGTTTCCTGTTCGGCGTCGCGGAGAAGGGCGTAGAGGATGCCGAGTTCCGCATCAGGGAGCTCAACGGCGCCCCGGCGATCGTTGTGCTATCGGGCGGCACCGTGGACACCGTGATGCAGGTGGAGATCAAGGACGGCAGGATCGCCGAGATCTATATCGTGCGCAATCCTGACAAACTCCTGCTGCTATCCGCGGAGTAGGGCTCTCCGGCCCCTCTGATCCGGGGGGCGGTCCGCTCGTCCGGGTGTGCCCTGGTCTGCCGGGCACGCTTTCGCCCCCGGGCCCCTGCGCGCTTTCTGCGCCGACTGCGCTCTTCTGTGCTGCGGGGCTCTTTGGTGCGCTCGACTTTTCGGTTCCGGCTGGTCACTTCCTGCTGCCCGCTGCCGCTGCCGGTTGGCGTGGCGGCCCTCTGACCGATAACTTCCCGTGAACGCACTGCGTCATGACTCGACTCCGTTCCGCTATCGGGCGAGGATTGGTCTTGACCAAGAAGGGGTGCCGCCCTACTCTCGCAGAGTTAGTGCAGGAACCTTTAATAAACAAGGGCACGGAAAAG
This window harbors:
- a CDS encoding alpha/beta fold hydrolase → MSAQVSFTIDTTTGQKPVSVAYERTGSGAPLLLLHGIGHHRQAWDPVVHILAAEREVIAVDLPGFGTSPALPDGVPYDLASVVPVLGSMCEALGVERPHVAGNSLGGLLALELGNRKLVRSVTALSPAGFWTPGERRYAFSTLTAMRQGARLLPPPVVERLSRSAAGRAALTGTIYARPGRRSPEAVVAETRALRGATGFDETLAAGRDVLFTSEVSAVPVTVAWGTKDRILLRRQGIRAKRTIPGARLVRLPGCGHVPMSDDPALVARVILDTSR
- a CDS encoding RNA polymerase sigma-70 factor, giving the protein MAIDTATDLFEEHRSVLTGVAYRMLGRVADAEDVVQEAWLRWSAADRGDVREPRAFLVRITTRLALDRLRHVQSRHEAYVGPWLPEPLATDFGASVPDTAEQAVLAESVSFAVLVVLESLSPLERAVFVLREAFGFPYAEIAVVLDRGEAAVRQLAGRARRHVDERKPRYDVDPAERRVLTERFLAAASGGNLDELLALLTPGVRLVGDSGGKSKAPLRVIESADKVGRFLFGVAEKGVEDAEFRIRELNGAPAIVVLSGGTVDTVMQVEIKDGRIAEIYIVRNPDKLLLLSAE